The DNA sequence CCCGGGGACCCCGCAAACCTGGCCAGCCGGGGCGCCCCCCGGCTGCCGCGCGCCCGCCTGGCGCGTCCGCTTTGCGCTTCCATCCCGGAGCGGTTCTGGTAAGACCGGAACACGCAAAACGGAGTGCTGCACCATGAAGAATGACAACCTCTGGTACTGTCTTGTCGGCACGAATGACACCAACACCGGCATGCTGCGGTTCCTCGGCGCTGTGGTCGCCTTCATCCTCGTGTTCGGCGCGTTTTTCTGGCTGCTGGGCATGTAAGCCCCGCAGCTTGCCGACGACGCGGGCCGCCGTCGCAGGGGGGGCCCCGCCTGCCCAACCGCAGCTCCGTCGATCGGTCCGCCACCCGGGAATTGGTCGCGCCCACTTGCGCAATGACTAATACGCGACGAACGATGAGAGAACGCTCCAAGCACGAAAGCGGTCTCGCTCTAACCGTTTCCCCCAATTGGGTGAGGAACAATTCGTGAAAGCGAACCGCACCGGGTTAGAGCGCCGGCCGTTCGCCGTTCTCGGTTCCTCGGTGTTGTCTCACGATCCTCCGGCGCGGCTCCAAACGGACAAGTTGCGATTGATGATCGAGCAATTTATACGATTACAATCATGAACCTTCGTTTCGTCGCCGCCGGCATGTGTGCCGCGCTTTTGTGCGCAATCGCCATTGTTCTGTTCGCACCTCGAACGGAACCGCTGACGATAAGCTATTATAAATACGAGTGGGGGCTGCCGGCCTTGCGAAAGCGCCCGGATGCCGCACGGGAATTCATCGCCATTTGCGCTCCGGAAATCCAATCCGAACTCAAGGAGACGGACCTCAAGGAAACGTCCTACGCCAATCGAGCCGAGATGGCGCAAGATCTCTGCCGGCGCTATTTCGCCGTGGTGATTGATGGCAGGCTTACGCTTGCGGAGATCAACCTCACCGGCCCCTTTCCGCTCTCCTTGCTTGAGGAGGCTGAACGCCGGCAACCGCGCTTCCCGCGATGACGGAAGCTCGCAGCAACTGCGCCGGCGGGCTGCACGTTGCGTACCCGCCCCAACAAAAAGGCCGGAGCGCGCGGCTCCGGCCCTTCTTTTCTTTCGCTCTCAAAACTCGTGCCAGTACATCCGTGGTCAAGGTCGAAAGCAACGCGCAACTGCGAGCGTGATGCTCAACAGTTTGCTTGTATTAACTTTATAGGACCGGGCGCATTTGTGGACAACCTGTCCCTTTGGGCTACGGCACACGCCAGGGATTAGTTTTGGCGACGCATCGCGGTCGCAAGGCCGGTCCGGTTTCCAGCTTTTGACGCCGAGACAATCAGCGATTACTTAATTATAGTCGTCCTGGAGCGCCATGCGTTCATCCGAACGCAAGAATGTCGTTCCAGTATGTTGTTTCTAGGTATCTTTCCGCTTTCAAGTGAACCCACTTGAAGCGAGGTGCTCTAGAATAGGAGCCGCAGGGGCCGGCACTTGGCGGATTCCATCCGCAGCGTGCCCCCTTTCGCGGTTGTCGTCAGGGTCGTTCGGCGCGCCTGGGGAGGCACATGTCGGGGTTCGATCACAGGCACATGAATGGCGCGATCCTCGCGGCGATCCTGGTGCTGGCCGCCCTGTTCCGCCTGCATGACGTTCAGCAGCCGCTCGTCGATGCCTTCAGCTGGCGCGAAGCGAGCACGGCAATGATGGCCGACAACTTCTTCCTGCGCAGCTGGAACATCTTCTTCCCGGAGGTGAGCTGGACCGGTCCGGATCCCTCCTATCAGGGCCGCGAACTGCAGGTCATCTCCTATATCACCGCCCTTCTCTATGCCGTCTTCGGCTGGGACGAGACCTGGGGCCGGCTCGTCGCCATTGCCTTCGGAATCCTTGGCGTCTTCGCGCTGCATCGGCTGATCGCGCGGCTCTGGGACGAGGCCCACGCCCATGCCGGCGCCTTCCTGCTGGCGATCATGCCGGGCGCGGTGATGATCGACCGCTCGTTCCTGCCGGATCCGGCCATGCTGGCGCTGGTGACGACGGGCGCCTGGGCCTATGTCGCCTATCTGCAGAACGATCGCCTGCCCCTTCTTATCGTGGCCGGCCTGCTGACCACGACCGGCGTGCTGGCCAAACTGCCGGGCATCGCGGTCGTCGTGCCGATGACCTATGCGACCTTCGCCATCCTGCACCAGCGCGACCGGCTCAGCCTCGGCCGGCTCCTGGCAATCCTGCCCGTCGCGCTCGTCGCCGGTGCACTCATCCTTGGCTATTACTGGTGGGCGCATTATCTCGGCACCAACTATCCGCCTTACCATGTCGCCGGCAGCGGCTATCTCTGGAGCGACGGGCTTTCCCGGTTCCTCGACGAAGCCTTCTACATTCCCGCCACCTGGAGGATCGCCAGCAGCTGGCTCTTCACCCTGCCGGTGGTGGTGCTGACCGGCATCGCGCTCCTGACCGCCCCGCCGGCGGCCGGCGACGCGGGGGCGCAGGCAAGGCCCGGTGGCGCGCCCTGGTTCTTCCATGTCTGGTTCCTGGGGGCGGCGATCGTCTATGTCTTCGCCGCCCGCGAGATCAAGACCAACCCCTGGAACTTCCATATCTTCAACGTGCCGATGGCCGCACTTGCCGGGCGCGGGCTGATCCTGCTGGTCGGCATCGGCCGCGAACAGGGGCTGCCCACGCGTGCGCTGCGGCTTGCGGCAATCGCCGCCGTCGTCGTCATCGGCGGCAGCATCCCCGGCCTGTCGCTGATGAAAACACCCTATGCCGACCACGGCGAAAAGCTCGGCACGAAGCTCAGCGAACTCAGCCAGCCCGGCGAGCTCGTCATCACCGCGACGCCGACGATCGGCGATCCCGTAGCGATCTACTACAGCCGCCGCCGCGGCTGGGTCTTCCCGCCCGGCGGCGGCGAGACCGAATGGTCGATGCTGATGGAGGACGACGACGCGATCGAGGCGCTGGAGGAACTGCGCGCCCGGAACGCCACCTGGTTCGGCATCGCCAAGAACGCCCGCGACATGCAGCGGCGCAAATTCCTCGAATACAACAGAGGGCTGATCGAGCATCTGGACAAGACAGCCGAGCGCGTCTTCGACAACGACACGATGCTGATCTATCGGCTCGCGCCGCCCGGCAACGGCGGCAAGGCTGGCCGCGTGCGCGCGGCGCGCATGCTCGCATCGGGTCATGACGGCCAGAGCGCCCTGCCCGACCCAGCCCCTTGAACGTTGCCGCTTGCCGCCAGCCGGTCTCCTTGAGCCGACGCAGCAGATCAAACTGCGACAGCGTTCTGACAGGACCGGTGGGCGCTATCCAAGACGATGCGGCCGTCTCACCCGATCAGGCTTCCGGCGCGCCGGGCGCTTGCTGGCGCCACCCGCCGGTCACCGTCGAACAGCAGCCCGCCGTGGCGTTCCAGCTCCTCTTCGGCGAGCCGGATCAAATCCGCCGCCCGCCCTTCGGCCGCCTGCCGGAACGCCGCATCGAAGCGCTCGGCGAGCCCTTCGTCCATGCGCGAAATCAGCCGCGGCAGCCACTTTCCGCGGCCCGACCAGCGCCCTCGGCCACGAAGCATCAGGTCGGCGAGCGGCGTCATCAGCTCAGCGGCGATGGCACGTGTCTCGGCAGCCGCGCGCGGATCGCGAAGGTCGTCGACAAGGTCGGTGATCTGATAACGAAGCGCGTCGCGCTGCTCCGGCGTCAGCGGTACTGGCCCCGCGCCGAGACGATGCCGCGCCTCGGCCTGAAGGGCTGCAGCGCGCGCCAGGCCAGGGCCGATCGCGACGCCATCCGCCAGCATATCCAGAAGCACGGGCCGGCCGCCTGCGGCATCCTGATCGACGAACCAGTTGAGCGTCTCGGCATCGTGCACGAAGGCTTCCACCGGAAACCCATGGGAATGGAAGCTCTCACGCCAGGCGGCGGGCACGGTTTCGTGCAGGACCACAAGGTCGATATCGGACGATGCCGTGCCTTCACCGCGCAGGATCGAGCCGGCGACTATGGCAAAGCTCGCCTTCGGGAAGCGCGCAGCGAGAACCGCCTCGGCCGCTGCCAGCGCCTCGTCCACGCGATCGTCATTTTCTGTCGCCATTCAGGCCTCCAAACGCAAGGATCCTCCCGATATGGCGTTCACATCGGGAGGATCCTTGAAGGAAGCGATGGACGCGTGAACCTATTGCAGCGTGCGGACCGGTGCCGGTGCCGGCTGGCCGGCGGCTGCACCCGCGGCATTGTTGGCCGAACGCCCGGAGTCGAGGCCGGTCGCGACGACCGAGACACGGAACGTGCCGTCGAGCGTGCGGTCGAAGATCGAACCGACGACGATATCGGCCTCGTCATAGACCTCTTCGCGGATGCGGGTGGCTGCTTCGTCCACCTCGAACAGCGTCATGTCCATGCCGCCGGAGATCGAAATCAGCACGCCCTTGGCGCCGCGCATCGACACTTCGTCGAGCAGCGGGTTGGCGATCGCAGCTTCGGCAGCCTTCAGCGCCCGGCCCTCGCCGGTCGCCTCGCCGGTGCCCATCATCGCGCGGCCCATGCCCTTCATCACCGACTTCACGTCGGCGAAGTCGAGGTTGATCAGGCCCTCCTTGACGATCAGGTCGGTGATGCAGCCGACGCCGGAGTAAAGCACCCGGTCGGCGATCACGAAGGCATCGGCAAAGGTGGTCTTGGCATCGGCGATGCGGAAGAGGTTCTGGTTGGGGATGACGATCACGGTATCGGCCGCCTCTCGCAGCCGTTCGATGCCGAGCTCCGCCGTTTCCATGCGGCGCTTGCCCTCGAAGCTGAAGGGCTTGGTGACGACGCCGACCGTGAGGATGCCGGCTTTCCGCGCCGCTGCCGCAATCACCGGAGCAGCGCCTGTGCCCGTACCGCCGCCCATGCCGGCGGTGACGAAGCACATATGCGTGCCGCCGAGATGATCCATGATCTCGTCGATCGATTCTTCCGCCGCCGCCCGGCCGACATCCGGCAACGAGCCGGCGCCGAGGCCTTCGGTGACGGCCGCGCCCAGCTGGATGATGCGCGACGACTTCGACATGGCGAGCGCCTGCGCGTCGGTGTTCGCCACCACGAATTCGACGCCCTGAAGCCCTTCGTTGATCATGTTGTTGATGGCGTTGCCGCCACCGCCGCCGACCCCGATGACGGTGATCTTCGGGCGCATTTCGGTGATCGTGGGCTTCTTGAAATCGTTCATGGCTTGTCTCCTAGAGCCGGCACCTTGCGGGGCGCCGGCAGCGGCGAATCGGGCAGCTGTTATTTTAGGAATTGAAAAAAGCCATGGAGAAGGCAAGGAAAAAGGACGGAACGGCTATCCACATATGAATTTTAGCGGGGCCTTTCGGTGGCAACCTGGCGGACTGCCCTGCGCGGCGCCAGAGCAAAAATCGACCGTCAGATCAGTATCTTGCCCTGGTCCAAAGCGTGGAGAGTTGCCCCTCACCCGAACCCTCTCCCCGCCTGCGGGAAGAAGGGACGAGGACGACGGCCGCCTCACGATCTGACGTTGTCCGTCAAAGAAGCGGCTACGGAGACTGGCCGAGGCGGGACGAGCGGCTGCGGCGTGTCTCCTTCTCCCCGCTTGGCGGACAGAAGGTGGCCGGCGGGCCGGATGAGGGGCTGATCCATGGCCCACAGGCTACGAAATTCACCCCTGCCCCTGTTGGCCCTAAGCCTCGAAGCTCGGGCGCGAGCGCACCCGCTCCAGCCAGCCCTGGACGTTCTTTGCCGAAGCCGGGATCTCCATGCCGAAGACATCGCAGAGCCAGGCGGTAACGCCGGCGGTGATGTCGGCGATCGAGAACTCGTCGCCGGCGAGGAACGGCCGCCCATCCGAAAGCTCGTCGTCGAGCCAGCCCCATTTCGTCGGCACCGCCGCCCGTTCTGTCTCGGCGAAGGCCGGAAACTGCGTCAGCCGCTCGGCGAAGAAGGCATCCGAATGCAGCGCCACATTGCCGACGGTGCCGAGGATCACCAGTTCGGCGCGCCGGTTCCACATCTCCACCTTGGCGCGGCTGACTGCATCATGGCCGAAGAGCTGCGGCTCGCGCTTCGTCTCCTCCAGATAGCGGCAGATCGCGACGCTCTCGGTGATGATCGTGCCGTCGTCGAGTTCCAGCACCGGAATCTGCCCGAGTGAATTGACCGCCAGAAACTCCGGCGCCCTGTGGTCGCCCTTGCCGAAATCGACATCCACCATCGGCAATGAAATGCCCTTCTCCGCCATGAAGATGCGCACGCGATACGAGTTCGGCCCCATGCCCTGATAGAGTTTCATCTTGTCCTCCTGTCGATGAGGCAGTTCGCCTCGTTCCTCCTCAACCGCTCCTAAGCGGGATACCGGTTGTTTATAGCAACCAGTTTCATTTAACTCAATGGTTTATTTCAAAACACCACCGAAGCATCGGCCCACCCTCGGCACACCGAGCGCCGCTACGCAAGGTTCAGCGACAACAACGCCCTATGGCGCCCGAACGCTTGCCGTTCCCGCTGCCAATGATCGAGATGGCCATCCCGTTTCAGCCGCTCGGTCGCCACCGCTCCGATCATCGCCCGCATCGCCGCCTCATCGCCCATATGGCCAAGCACCTCGGCCACCATCGCGAGCAGCGCTTCGTCCAAGGCAAGGCCATAGGTCGCGCACAGGCGTTTCAGCCGCCGGCTGCCGTCGCGCAGATCCGTCAGCGCCGCCGCCTTCAATTCATCGGAATGGAAGGAAAGCGGCACCATCCAATAGGCGAGATAGGCAAGATCGCGCAGCCGCGGCCCGGGCCCGGCGAGATCGAAGTCGATGATCCCTGCCGGTTCGCCGCCGCGAAAAATGAGATTGTACGGCGCAAAATCATTGTGGCAGACGACCTCTAAGCGGCTTTGATCCGGATACCGGAAGGCCCAGCGATCAGCCGCCGTGAACGTAAAATCG is a window from the Ensifer adhaerens genome containing:
- a CDS encoding ArnT family glycosyltransferase encodes the protein MSGFDHRHMNGAILAAILVLAALFRLHDVQQPLVDAFSWREASTAMMADNFFLRSWNIFFPEVSWTGPDPSYQGRELQVISYITALLYAVFGWDETWGRLVAIAFGILGVFALHRLIARLWDEAHAHAGAFLLAIMPGAVMIDRSFLPDPAMLALVTTGAWAYVAYLQNDRLPLLIVAGLLTTTGVLAKLPGIAVVVPMTYATFAILHQRDRLSLGRLLAILPVALVAGALILGYYWWAHYLGTNYPPYHVAGSGYLWSDGLSRFLDEAFYIPATWRIASSWLFTLPVVVLTGIALLTAPPAAGDAGAQARPGGAPWFFHVWFLGAAIVYVFAAREIKTNPWNFHIFNVPMAALAGRGLILLVGIGREQGLPTRALRLAAIAAVVVIGGSIPGLSLMKTPYADHGEKLGTKLSELSQPGELVITATPTIGDPVAIYYSRRRGWVFPPGGGETEWSMLMEDDDAIEALEELRARNATWFGIAKNARDMQRRKFLEYNRGLIEHLDKTAERVFDNDTMLIYRLAPPGNGGKAGRVRAARMLASGHDGQSALPDPAP
- a CDS encoding nucleotidyltransferase domain-containing protein, yielding MATENDDRVDEALAAAEAVLAARFPKASFAIVAGSILRGEGTASSDIDLVVLHETVPAAWRESFHSHGFPVEAFVHDAETLNWFVDQDAAGGRPVLLDMLADGVAIGPGLARAAALQAEARHRLGAGPVPLTPEQRDALRYQITDLVDDLRDPRAAAETRAIAAELMTPLADLMLRGRGRWSGRGKWLPRLISRMDEGLAERFDAAFRQAAEGRAADLIRLAEEELERHGGLLFDGDRRVAPASARRAGSLIG
- the ftsZ gene encoding cell division protein FtsZ, with the translated sequence MNDFKKPTITEMRPKITVIGVGGGGGNAINNMINEGLQGVEFVVANTDAQALAMSKSSRIIQLGAAVTEGLGAGSLPDVGRAAAEESIDEIMDHLGGTHMCFVTAGMGGGTGTGAAPVIAAAARKAGILTVGVVTKPFSFEGKRRMETAELGIERLREAADTVIVIPNQNLFRIADAKTTFADAFVIADRVLYSGVGCITDLIVKEGLINLDFADVKSVMKGMGRAMMGTGEATGEGRALKAAEAAIANPLLDEVSMRGAKGVLISISGGMDMTLFEVDEAATRIREEVYDEADIVVGSIFDRTLDGTFRVSVVATGLDSGRSANNAAGAAAGQPAPAPVRTLQ
- a CDS encoding glutathione S-transferase family protein, which codes for MKLYQGMGPNSYRVRIFMAEKGISLPMVDVDFGKGDHRAPEFLAVNSLGQIPVLELDDGTIITESVAICRYLEETKREPQLFGHDAVSRAKVEMWNRRAELVILGTVGNVALHSDAFFAERLTQFPAFAETERAAVPTKWGWLDDELSDGRPFLAGDEFSIADITAGVTAWLCDVFGMEIPASAKNVQGWLERVRSRPSFEA
- a CDS encoding phosphotransferase, whose protein sequence is MTSESSSQETPLAGGNVNAGVVRVGDTVRRATAPQSASVHRLLLHLEAKGFQASPRFLGLDDHGREVLSFLEGKADVSSEIWLSENALAAAAALLRAYHDATADFTFTAADRWAFRYPDQSRLEVVCHNDFAPYNLIFRGGEPAGIIDFDLAGPGPRLRDLAYLAYWMVPLSFHSDELKAAALTDLRDGSRRLKRLCATYGLALDEALLAMVAEVLGHMGDEAAMRAMIGAVATERLKRDGHLDHWQRERQAFGRHRALLSLNLA